One window from the genome of [Clostridium] celerecrescens 18A encodes:
- a CDS encoding helix-turn-helix transcriptional regulator — protein MEKAQEPIRKHDRILEMHNRLMSGEIIRKPDLAEEYGVNPRSIQRDIDSIRDFYANRTIKDGEITEIKYDRIAKGFHMVNAKKVTLTNADLFAVVKILLESRSLTKAEMGPIIENLIASCLPVAERTKMSALTKNELFHYVEPRHGKSLVNLVWELGSAVYSHRKVSLKYKKVNGEITQALVKPVGIMESEYYFYLIAYIGEKDKEHPGYPTIYRIDRIENYRITNETFQIPEAERFKEGEFRKRIPFMYGGPLKKIRFIYKGPDINAVLDKLPASDYTKLEDGNYRIQAEVYGNKGIEMWFGSQKDLVQEEI, from the coding sequence ATGGAAAAAGCGCAAGAGCCTATCCGAAAACACGACCGCATACTGGAAATGCACAATCGCCTAATGTCGGGTGAGATTATCCGGAAACCAGATCTTGCAGAGGAATACGGAGTAAACCCACGGTCAATTCAACGGGATATTGATTCCATCCGAGACTTTTATGCAAACCGGACCATAAAAGACGGTGAAATAACCGAAATTAAATATGACCGCATTGCAAAAGGGTTCCACATGGTCAATGCCAAAAAAGTCACGCTCACAAATGCCGATTTATTTGCTGTCGTTAAAATTCTTTTAGAAAGCCGTTCCTTAACGAAAGCAGAAATGGGACCGATAATAGAAAACTTAATAGCTTCCTGTCTTCCTGTGGCAGAGCGCACAAAAATGTCAGCTCTAACTAAAAACGAGCTATTCCATTATGTAGAGCCACGACACGGAAAAAGCCTGGTAAACCTTGTTTGGGAACTTGGTTCCGCTGTTTATTCTCACCGAAAAGTCAGCTTGAAATATAAAAAGGTAAACGGAGAGATTACACAAGCGCTCGTTAAGCCAGTAGGAATTATGGAATCAGAGTATTATTTTTATTTGATCGCTTATATTGGGGAGAAAGATAAGGAGCATCCGGGATATCCTACCATTTATCGTATTGACCGGATAGAGAATTATAGAATAACCAATGAAACATTCCAAATACCTGAAGCAGAGCGGTTTAAGGAAGGTGAATTCCGAAAAAGGATCCCTTTTATGTATGGCGGACCATTAAAGAAAATAAGATTCATCTATAAAGGACCCGATATTAATGCAGTTCTGGACAAGCTTCCAGCATCTGATTATACAAAATTGGAGGATGGAAATTACCGGATTCAAGCCGAAGTTTATGGAAATAAGGGCATTGAAATGTGGTTTGGAAGCCAAAAAGATCTTGTGCAGGAGGAAATTTAA
- a CDS encoding N-acetylmuramoyl-L-alanine amidase family protein, with amino-acid sequence MKRKQMLTLILSAVLLASGSGITVLADAQQSVVQDIQKPTGVSEVLNIASPSEAAENLNDDIEENLNQEISQEDADQERSQKDLDQETTQGDKTNTVIPTALNASMELKASPSDAVYVSDENELREAVKSDKTVVLENDVQLSETLLIDSSKVSITSENGKLSCGTNFPDATMILVRNGAVVTLSDIEIDATKMGNPLHTDWEYSALLVGQGSKLMIGDGMSLTNDRQQSPGVNPRKYGVEISGSGEMNGGQISGFSKAGIFVAKTGNFTLNDGEISDIVNVNYPDDDDPAGGLFAWGSVTINGGVIWGCDVGIFNSNQLVMNDGEIYNNQIGFLNLTGDGDGNVYYPKATINGGVIYDNSDLAVLNKNGGKFILPAGSEVQIIGKRKGLNNFRIMASSVKATYVIKNLQKAELNIQGGHIISESDNEIAVFNDKTGKISMTNGTITVSGTQSIAIANENDSTGEVKISGGSIKVSGEGSRAINGSAEITKEVVVEEPGTGSNNGGNSNSGGSSGGSGGFYSSKASSATSPAIPETPGAWNQDQKGWKFAKSDGSSYANEWVYVKSCWYRIGADGYMLQGWNAINDKVYYLVPASGEMKTGWLLDNNNWYYLEESGAMKTGWVQVNGKWYYLNADGRMASDTVTPDGYRVGLDGAWLQ; translated from the coding sequence ATGAAAAGAAAACAAATGTTAACATTGATTCTAAGCGCAGTTTTGTTAGCTTCCGGAAGCGGAATTACTGTTTTGGCTGATGCGCAGCAAAGTGTGGTCCAGGATATTCAAAAGCCAACAGGAGTATCTGAAGTATTAAATATAGCTTCACCGTCAGAGGCAGCAGAAAATTTAAACGATGATATTGAGGAAAATTTAAACCAGGAGATAAGCCAGGAAGATGCAGATCAGGAAAGAAGTCAAAAAGATTTAGACCAAGAGACAACTCAGGGCGATAAAACCAACACAGTGATACCAACAGCATTAAATGCAAGTATGGAATTGAAAGCGTCTCCATCAGATGCAGTTTACGTATCAGATGAGAATGAACTAAGGGAGGCTGTTAAAAGTGATAAAACTGTGGTACTGGAAAATGATGTACAGCTTTCCGAAACACTTTTAATTGATTCCTCAAAGGTTTCTATCACTTCGGAAAATGGAAAACTGTCATGCGGGACGAATTTCCCGGATGCTACAATGATTTTGGTTAGAAACGGAGCCGTAGTCACCTTGAGTGACATTGAAATTGATGCGACAAAAATGGGAAATCCATTACATACAGATTGGGAATATTCTGCTCTTCTTGTAGGGCAGGGAAGCAAACTGATGATAGGGGATGGTATGTCTCTTACTAATGATAGACAGCAATCGCCTGGAGTAAACCCAAGAAAATATGGTGTAGAGATTAGTGGAAGCGGGGAGATGAACGGAGGTCAAATATCCGGATTTTCAAAAGCAGGGATTTTTGTAGCAAAAACAGGGAATTTCACCCTTAATGATGGCGAAATCAGCGATATTGTTAACGTAAATTATCCAGATGACGATGACCCGGCTGGCGGACTATTTGCATGGGGAAGTGTAACTATCAATGGTGGTGTCATTTGGGGCTGCGATGTAGGGATCTTCAATTCCAATCAGCTGGTTATGAATGATGGAGAGATTTACAATAATCAAATCGGATTTCTTAATCTTACAGGAGATGGTGACGGTAACGTTTATTATCCCAAGGCCACAATAAACGGCGGAGTGATATATGATAATAGTGATTTGGCCGTGCTTAATAAAAATGGAGGAAAGTTCATTCTTCCCGCTGGTAGTGAGGTGCAGATTATAGGAAAAAGAAAGGGATTAAACAATTTTAGAATCATGGCTTCAAGTGTTAAAGCAACCTATGTAATAAAGAATCTGCAAAAAGCAGAGTTGAATATCCAAGGTGGACATATTATATCAGAATCTGATAATGAAATCGCGGTATTTAATGATAAGACGGGAAAGATATCCATGACAAATGGGACCATTACTGTATCAGGAACACAGTCCATAGCCATTGCGAATGAAAATGATTCAACCGGGGAAGTCAAAATTTCCGGTGGTTCCATTAAAGTATCCGGGGAAGGAAGCAGGGCTATTAACGGCAGCGCAGAAATCACAAAAGAAGTTGTAGTAGAGGAGCCAGGAACGGGAAGTAACAATGGGGGAAACAGTAATAGCGGAGGCAGCAGCGGAGGCAGTGGCGGTTTTTATTCCTCCAAAGCATCATCCGCAACAAGCCCTGCGATCCCGGAAACCCCAGGAGCTTGGAATCAAGACCAAAAGGGATGGAAATTCGCGAAGTCAGATGGAAGCAGTTATGCAAATGAATGGGTTTATGTAAAAAGCTGCTGGTACAGAATCGGTGCAGATGGCTATATGCTGCAAGGCTGGAATGCAATTAATGATAAGGTGTATTATCTGGTTCCTGCATCTGGTGAAATGAAAACAGGGTGGCTTTTAGATAATAACAACTGGTACTATCTGGAGGAATCCGGTGCAATGAAAACAGGGTGGGTGCAGGTAAACGGAAAGTGGTATTATTTGAATGCAGATGGCAGGATGGCCTCAGATACAGTAACGCCGGATGGGTACAGAGTGGGACTTGATGGGGCATGGCTGCAGTAA
- the namA gene encoding NADPH dehydrogenase NamA: MYLLNSFTVKNMTLRNRIVMPPMCMYSAGTDGMPNEFHFTHYTSRAVGGAGLIIMEATGVLPWGRISDHCLGLWNDDQTKALKPIVTACQKQGAKMAIQLNHAGRKCGAKEKVIYAPSAIPFSHDSPMPHEMTEEDIQDTVNAFRSSAARADEIGFDAIEIHGAHGYLISEFLSPLTNHRTDGYGGSTENRCRILVEILKAVHEVWPAEKPVLLRVSAEDYEPDGMHMEEMSVIIELVKPYIDVLDVSTGGVVSTPPTKIYPGYQVKIAERLKQKAGLPTVAVGLITDPHQVEEILGGGRADLVALGRELLRDPYWVLHAARDLEVEYPWPEQYLRGFQARK; encoded by the coding sequence ATGTACTTATTAAACTCATTTACAGTAAAAAATATGACTCTGCGCAACCGTATTGTTATGCCGCCCATGTGTATGTACAGTGCCGGAACCGATGGTATGCCAAATGAATTTCATTTTACCCATTATACCTCCCGTGCAGTTGGGGGAGCGGGGCTGATCATTATGGAAGCCACCGGTGTCCTGCCGTGGGGCCGTATTTCTGACCATTGTCTGGGACTTTGGAATGATGATCAGACGAAGGCACTTAAGCCAATTGTCACCGCCTGCCAGAAACAGGGAGCAAAAATGGCGATTCAGCTCAATCATGCGGGCCGCAAATGCGGAGCCAAAGAAAAAGTAATTTACGCTCCCAGCGCCATTCCATTTAGTCATGATTCTCCCATGCCCCATGAGATGACGGAAGAGGATATTCAAGATACGGTCAATGCATTCCGCAGCTCTGCTGCCCGGGCGGATGAAATCGGTTTTGATGCGATTGAAATTCATGGTGCCCATGGCTATTTAATCAGCGAGTTCCTGTCGCCGTTGACCAATCATCGTACCGATGGTTATGGCGGATCAACGGAAAACCGATGCCGTATACTGGTTGAAATACTGAAGGCGGTACATGAGGTCTGGCCGGCTGAAAAACCGGTTTTATTGCGTGTATCTGCTGAGGATTATGAACCCGATGGTATGCATATGGAAGAAATGTCCGTAATTATTGAACTTGTGAAGCCCTATATTGACGTGCTGGACGTGAGTACAGGAGGAGTTGTGTCAACACCGCCGACGAAAATCTATCCAGGCTATCAGGTAAAAATTGCTGAACGGCTGAAACAGAAGGCTGGGTTGCCTACGGTTGCCGTTGGTCTGATTACGGACCCACATCAGGTGGAGGAAATCCTGGGTGGAGGACGGGCAGATCTAGTTGCTTTAGGCCGGGAACTTCTGCGTGATCCTTACTGGGTGCTGCATGCAGCTCGTGATCTAGAAGTCGAATATCCATGGCCGGAACAGTATCTGCGTGGTTTTCAGGCAAGAAAGTGA
- a CDS encoding helix-turn-helix domain-containing protein — protein sequence MDKININYVEIGNRIRTAREAQGLTQEEASEKCDITTAFYGNIERGDRKMSVETLFKISIGLGVSADTLLFGKVSQKSEEALRLLLGIQGKVDEKQFEKYLLIIKNIATIIERL from the coding sequence ATGGACAAAATTAATATTAATTATGTGGAAATCGGAAATAGAATAAGAACTGCCCGTGAAGCCCAGGGCCTGACCCAGGAAGAAGCCTCTGAGAAATGTGATATTACAACCGCGTTTTATGGAAACATAGAACGCGGTGACAGAAAGATGAGTGTAGAAACCCTTTTTAAAATTTCAATAGGACTTGGTGTATCCGCGGATACTTTACTGTTTGGAAAAGTATCACAGAAATCAGAGGAGGCATTGAGGCTATTATTAGGGATTCAAGGAAAAGTAGATGAAAAACAATTTGAAAAGTATCTTTTGATTATAAAGAATATCGCAACAATTATTGAAAGATTATAG
- a CDS encoding DsbA family oxidoreductase produces MKQELHVFFDYICPYCLKAHKYLKELIPDYPDVTIVWHPCESHPRPDRYGPHSDLCIQGYFYAVDHGADILEYHERMYQAALKERIDIENIDALTECVGDLVDADDFRLSLQLGTYRGKLDESNKLAFEHSGVWAVPAYRMGALKLDAVENVGVSKEQIRHLLKNPSI; encoded by the coding sequence GTGAAACAGGAGTTACATGTCTTTTTTGATTATATCTGTCCTTACTGTCTGAAGGCACATAAATATTTAAAGGAGCTTATCCCAGACTATCCGGATGTTACTATAGTTTGGCATCCGTGTGAATCGCATCCCAGACCGGATCGGTATGGCCCCCACAGCGATCTGTGCATACAAGGATATTTTTATGCTGTTGATCATGGGGCTGATATTTTAGAATATCATGAGCGAATGTATCAGGCAGCTCTTAAAGAGCGTATTGATATTGAAAATATTGATGCTCTTACTGAGTGCGTCGGTGATTTGGTTGATGCAGATGACTTTCGGCTGTCGCTCCAGCTAGGAACCTATCGTGGCAAGCTGGACGAGTCTAATAAGCTTGCCTTTGAGCATTCAGGGGTATGGGCGGTCCCTGCATATAGAATGGGTGCTTTAAAGCTTGATGCGGTTGAAAATGTGGGTGTTTCCAAAGAGCAGATCCGGCACCTTTTAAAGAACCCCAGTATTTGA
- a CDS encoding IS110 family RNA-guided transposase encodes MFKIFRKICCGLDVHKTWIYACIGITDTNGRTDYKQARFSSFSKGLRDLADWLAKYNCSEVCMESSGKFWIPVFNILEKTCFVTLAHPKYTKPQKGNKTDRKDAKWICDLFMCDMIKPSFIPSPEIRQLRDLIRYRFKLTNMLTGEKNRAQNCLTVSNLKLDDVFSDVFGKSSRSITNYMLDHPGKTFDVAPFVDRRCKTPVEEIQAAVDGAISPEQAVKLRQCLAHIDELEAHKKEIEQEILLLVDPFSAVLDLLYTIPGFDKNPMTAIAILSEIGPDMSVFESSKNLVSWAGCCPRNDQSAGKVKSTRISRAGCYLKPLLVQIANALLKSKKHPEFKERYHRIKTRRGHKKAVIAVCKMLLTAIWNILSKLEPYTSEGFLEHRPVNESKILTRSQALELFRKRGYTIIDDPAVTV; translated from the coding sequence ATGTTCAAAATCTTTCGTAAAATCTGTTGTGGTCTTGATGTCCACAAAACCTGGATTTATGCCTGTATCGGTATCACTGATACAAACGGACGGACCGATTATAAGCAAGCCCGCTTCTCTTCCTTTTCTAAAGGTCTTAGAGACTTAGCTGACTGGCTTGCTAAATATAACTGTTCTGAAGTCTGTATGGAATCTTCCGGTAAGTTTTGGATCCCGGTCTTTAACATCCTTGAAAAAACCTGTTTTGTTACACTTGCCCATCCCAAATACACCAAACCTCAGAAAGGCAATAAGACCGACCGAAAAGATGCCAAATGGATTTGTGACCTTTTCATGTGTGACATGATCAAACCCAGTTTTATTCCTTCCCCTGAAATCCGTCAGCTTCGTGACCTGATACGCTATCGCTTCAAGCTTACCAACATGCTGACCGGTGAAAAAAACCGGGCTCAGAACTGTCTTACTGTTTCCAACTTAAAACTTGATGATGTTTTCAGCGATGTTTTTGGTAAATCTTCCCGTTCCATTACCAATTACATGCTCGACCATCCGGGCAAAACGTTTGATGTTGCTCCCTTTGTCGATAGACGATGCAAGACCCCTGTTGAAGAAATACAGGCTGCCGTTGACGGTGCCATTTCCCCTGAGCAGGCTGTCAAGCTTCGTCAATGTCTCGCACACATCGATGAGCTTGAAGCCCACAAAAAGGAAATCGAGCAGGAAATACTTCTGCTTGTGGATCCCTTTTCTGCTGTTCTGGATTTGCTTTACACCATTCCCGGATTCGATAAAAATCCGATGACCGCTATTGCCATTCTCTCTGAGATTGGTCCCGACATGTCGGTGTTTGAGTCATCTAAGAATCTCGTCTCATGGGCTGGTTGCTGTCCACGCAATGACCAGAGTGCAGGAAAAGTGAAATCCACACGTATTTCCCGCGCCGGCTGTTATTTGAAACCTCTTCTTGTTCAGATTGCCAATGCACTTCTCAAATCCAAAAAGCATCCTGAATTCAAAGAAAGGTATCACAGAATCAAAACCCGCAGGGGACACAAAAAGGCTGTCATTGCTGTCTGCAAGATGCTCCTGACCGCTATCTGGAACATCTTAAGCAAGCTGGAGCCATATACCTCTGAAGGTTTTTTAGAGCATCGCCCTGTCAATGAATCCAAGATTCTGACAAGGTCACAGGCTCTGGAACTGTTCAGGAAAAGAGGTTACACAATCATTGATGATCCTGCTGTAACTGTTTAA
- a CDS encoding ATP-binding protein, translating to MRRKIEEKLLTWKNKTENRMPLLLYGARQVGKTYILTKFGESQFDNTVYINLETNLSVASYFSDDISPERLIRFLEATVNEVITPGKTLIIFDEIQSCERALTSLKYFCELAPEYHIAAAGSLLGVAIHREHYSFPVGKVESMTLYPLDFEEFLWANGEERLSQEIHSAFDLMTPLPEALHQKAIEFYRYYLIVGGMPACVQTFTDSGKLVLVPTVQNEIANNYVADMAKYATMADTVKIRGCFNSIPAQLAKENKKFQYKVVQRGGSATLFGESIEWLAQAGIVLKCQKIDHGTSPIAVYTDLSSFKLYMSDVGLLVMKSGVPQQTILTGESNVFMGSVTENYVAQALASNGHALFYWASEHSAELDFVLQKGSEVIGIEVKKGTKVHSKSLSVFIQKYKPSYSIRFSEKNFGKTENMLSIPLYAAFCI from the coding sequence ATGCGTAGAAAAATTGAAGAAAAGCTCCTTACATGGAAAAACAAAACAGAAAACCGGATGCCTCTGCTCCTCTATGGAGCCAGACAGGTTGGCAAAACCTATATACTGACCAAATTCGGTGAATCACAGTTTGATAACACAGTTTACATTAACCTTGAAACCAATCTTTCTGTTGCCTCTTATTTCTCGGATGATATCTCCCCGGAACGACTCATTCGCTTCTTGGAAGCAACTGTAAACGAAGTCATCACACCGGGCAAAACTCTCATTATTTTTGACGAGATCCAGTCTTGTGAACGGGCACTGACCTCATTAAAATACTTTTGTGAACTGGCACCGGAATACCACATTGCTGCAGCGGGAAGTCTGCTTGGAGTTGCTATCCATCGGGAACATTACTCTTTTCCAGTCGGCAAGGTGGAAAGCATGACACTTTACCCGCTGGATTTTGAAGAATTTCTTTGGGCAAACGGTGAAGAGCGGCTATCACAGGAAATTCACTCTGCCTTTGATCTGATGACTCCACTGCCAGAGGCACTCCATCAAAAAGCTATCGAATTTTACAGGTACTATCTCATTGTCGGAGGAATGCCTGCCTGCGTTCAGACTTTTACAGACTCCGGAAAGTTGGTTCTTGTACCAACTGTACAAAATGAAATTGCAAACAACTACGTGGCGGACATGGCAAAATACGCCACTATGGCTGATACGGTTAAAATTCGCGGCTGTTTCAATTCGATTCCTGCCCAGCTTGCAAAAGAAAATAAAAAGTTCCAATACAAGGTTGTTCAGCGCGGCGGCAGTGCAACACTGTTCGGTGAATCAATCGAATGGTTGGCACAGGCTGGCATCGTATTAAAGTGTCAGAAGATTGATCATGGCACAAGTCCTATCGCCGTCTATACAGATTTGTCCTCCTTTAAACTCTATATGAGTGATGTGGGACTTCTTGTTATGAAATCTGGTGTGCCTCAACAAACGATCCTGACTGGAGAATCAAATGTGTTTATGGGCTCTGTTACCGAAAACTACGTTGCTCAAGCGTTGGCCTCGAATGGACACGCCCTTTTCTATTGGGCAAGTGAACACAGTGCCGAACTTGACTTTGTATTACAAAAAGGTTCCGAGGTCATCGGTATAGAAGTCAAAAAGGGGACAAAGGTTCACTCTAAAAGTCTCAGCGTATTTATTCAAAAGTATAAACCCAGCTATTCCATTCGCTTCTCCGAAAAAAATTTCGGCAAAACTGAGAATATGCTTTCCATTCCACTTTATGCAGCATTTTGCATATGA
- a CDS encoding helix-turn-helix domain-containing protein, which yields MMFDVLKRIEELREERNLSVYKLAQLSEIPQSTIATWYQKGHIPPVDKIERICNTFGISLAEFFCFNTENILTDEQAALLNKWSLLSSKEREAIFYIIDTFLTKSL from the coding sequence ATGATGTTTGATGTTTTAAAACGAATAGAAGAATTGCGAGAAGAAAGAAATTTATCTGTATATAAATTGGCACAACTATCAGAAATACCACAATCTACAATTGCTACATGGTATCAAAAGGGCCATATACCTCCCGTCGATAAAATTGAAAGGATTTGCAACACTTTTGGTATCTCACTGGCTGAATTTTTTTGTTTCAATACAGAGAACATATTGACAGATGAACAAGCTGCCCTTTTAAACAAATGGTCGCTGCTGTCTTCCAAGGAAAGAGAAGCTATTTTTTACATCATAGATACATTCTTAACTAAGAGCCTATGA
- a CDS encoding tyrosine-type recombinase/integrase, which produces MLTSNPPAPLTELGDTVSELQKIMIYPDGKLTPKALQAMLDFNKKENQVKEVCNLTKIKLRPDDGRIYLIVKRRTISSTNYIDLIEKLYNYFFTTNAPTMEEYFETWMHWRATEDSVTKKTIRENRYLWNALLKDQEITKVPLSSLTVKNYIHYFRSITKDRQLTCKRFNDLKSVMNGILYLAVENEVIDHNCLRDINFRQFIFKAEENSIKPYTEEERLQIINHLGNDFYSLAIMLDFHLVLRIGELKGLRWDDICGDFLYVQRFVDDQNEIIDDIKGHAKEGKRLMPLTPKAKEILEQVHLQNPNSEYIFIRNGQPLATVTFNRRLKKCCEELGIEYRSSHKLRFSTASILYKNGVEDTELQKLLGHTSLNMTHHYLRCLNPQEETASKMRAILG; this is translated from the coding sequence ATGCTGACAAGCAATCCGCCAGCACCTCTTACAGAATTAGGTGACACTGTCTCAGAATTACAAAAAATAATGATTTATCCAGATGGTAAACTAACACCAAAGGCCCTACAGGCAATGTTGGATTTTAATAAAAAGGAAAATCAAGTAAAAGAAGTCTGTAACCTTACTAAAATCAAACTCAGGCCCGATGATGGAAGAATCTACCTGATTGTAAAACGTAGAACCATAAGCAGCACTAATTACATAGACCTGATAGAAAAACTATACAACTATTTTTTTACTACTAATGCTCCCACCATGGAAGAGTATTTCGAAACTTGGATGCACTGGCGGGCTACTGAAGACAGTGTTACGAAAAAGACCATTAGGGAGAACAGATACTTATGGAACGCCTTACTTAAAGATCAGGAGATAACTAAGGTTCCCTTAAGCTCTCTGACCGTGAAGAACTACATTCACTATTTCCGCAGCATTACTAAGGACCGGCAGCTCACCTGCAAACGATTTAACGATCTAAAGAGCGTTATGAACGGAATCCTTTATCTGGCCGTAGAAAATGAAGTCATTGATCACAACTGTTTAAGGGATATAAATTTTAGGCAATTCATTTTCAAAGCAGAAGAAAATAGCATAAAGCCTTATACGGAAGAGGAGCGGTTGCAAATTATTAATCATCTTGGAAATGATTTTTACTCTCTGGCCATTATGCTGGATTTTCATTTGGTTCTGCGCATAGGCGAATTGAAAGGATTAAGGTGGGATGATATTTGCGGGGATTTTCTATACGTACAGCGTTTTGTAGATGACCAAAACGAGATTATTGATGATATAAAAGGTCATGCAAAGGAGGGAAAACGCCTGATGCCACTTACTCCTAAAGCCAAGGAAATACTGGAACAGGTTCATCTCCAGAACCCCAACAGTGAATACATCTTCATCCGCAACGGCCAGCCCCTGGCAACAGTAACTTTTAACCGCCGCTTGAAGAAATGCTGTGAAGAATTAGGTATCGAATACCGTTCCTCTCACAAGCTTCGCTTCTCCACCGCTTCTATCTTGTACAAGAATGGAGTAGAAGATACTGAACTGCAAAAGCTGTTAGGGCATACTAGCTTAAATATGACGCACCACTACCTGAGGTGTCTCAATCCACAAGAAGAAACTGCTTCAAAAATGAGGGCAATCCTTGGCTGA
- a CDS encoding YkgJ family cysteine cluster protein: MFPCDKCGECCKNLNKSPVYAELDRGDGICLHLHKNLCSIYETRPLICRIDNCYELFFKDSMTKAEFYSLNHAVCIKLKNHEL; this comes from the coding sequence GTGTTTCCTTGTGACAAGTGCGGAGAATGCTGCAAGAATTTAAATAAATCCCCTGTTTATGCTGAATTGGATCGTGGAGATGGTATATGTCTCCATTTACATAAAAATTTATGCTCCATTTATGAAACCAGGCCTTTAATCTGCCGCATAGATAATTGTTATGAATTATTTTTTAAAGATAGCATGACAAAAGCTGAGTTTTATTCTCTCAATCATGCTGTATGTATAAAACTAAAAAATCACGAATTATGA